The sequence CGGAGCGATAGCGCGACGCGGCGGGCCCTCCATTCAGCAGGAGTGTGACAGGATAGGCGGGACGTTTGTAGGGGGTGCGGTCATAACAGGCGGAGGGAAGCTGAAGGCGAGACACGTGATACACGCGGTCGGTCCACGCATGGGAGAAGGGGACGAGGACGAGAAACTCCGAAACGCGACGATCAATTCGCTGAAGGCCGCTGACGAGAACGGCCTAAAGTCGAT comes from Nitrospinota bacterium and encodes:
- a CDS encoding macro domain-containing protein, whose amino-acid sequence is MRQMKRTINSATIEIIEGDITLLDCDAIVNAANDRLILGGGVAGAIARRGGPSIQQECDRIGGTFVGGAVITGGGKLKARHVIHAVGPRMGEGDEDEKLRNATINSLKAADENGLKS